The Eubacteriaceae bacterium Marseille-Q4139 genome has a window encoding:
- a CDS encoding SIR2 family protein, which produces MSTEHAKENELEKLLSCHPSNKENFYQLARLMKRGVVIPFIGAGFSMNFGYQGWSEFLKEQAKEQKLPQIEMKVEKNEYENAASILKDNLQGNIFEYLMLREFDSRIYKGTSSAKELDAFPILFKNLMITTNFDEVLEMLYSKVNGEYIAKVTPNSIQNANLIYRRIAYGEPTLIKLHGDVALREFVLTKESYDKCYGKNIPDLRLPVPSFLKNILLSRVLLFLGCSLEQDRTLKIIEAVQNEGSISFALLPLLKGTENPNDAWRPNLTREKGNQKVEIAPLKERTDFLHEHNIIPIWYPKGKGAEALRIFFAGLMELVMPALSFSTTELRRRVDFLTKEDALIDHGRLYGNHMEAEEILRKNSFQFNDSYNIKILKKIKEFYAINGYIYERKELIKDLLAAIRRVYGEVSIEMCESYHDLGYTFERYQYYSLMLLTMEHGVELFEEYKLKNKDKEKKEEKEKKKRRKKRFSMLRHISTFPWPTRICKMETKNQQKTITKR; this is translated from the coding sequence ATGAGCACAGAACATGCAAAAGAAAATGAATTAGAAAAATTACTATCCTGCCATCCGTCCAACAAAGAAAATTTCTATCAGCTTGCCCGTCTCATGAAACGCGGCGTAGTAATCCCATTTATCGGCGCAGGCTTCTCTATGAATTTTGGTTACCAGGGGTGGAGCGAGTTCCTGAAAGAACAAGCGAAAGAACAAAAATTGCCGCAGATAGAGATGAAAGTGGAAAAGAACGAATACGAAAATGCCGCCAGCATATTAAAAGATAATCTTCAAGGTAATATTTTTGAATACCTTATGCTGCGGGAATTTGACTCGCGCATTTATAAGGGGACGTCGTCTGCTAAAGAGCTGGATGCATTTCCAATCCTTTTTAAAAATCTCATGATCACAACGAATTTCGATGAGGTTCTTGAGATGCTGTATTCAAAGGTCAATGGGGAATATATTGCAAAAGTCACTCCAAACTCCATCCAAAATGCGAATTTGATTTATAGAAGAATTGCGTATGGAGAACCGACGTTGATAAAGCTTCATGGGGATGTGGCGCTCAGAGAGTTTGTGCTGACAAAGGAGAGCTATGATAAGTGCTATGGAAAAAACATTCCGGATCTTCGGCTGCCGGTGCCTTCTTTTTTGAAAAACATTCTTCTGTCGAGAGTTCTCCTGTTCCTTGGATGCAGTTTGGAACAGGATCGTACGCTGAAGATTATCGAAGCGGTTCAGAATGAGGGGAGTATATCTTTTGCACTTTTGCCGCTTCTAAAAGGAACAGAAAACCCAAATGACGCTTGGAGGCCCAATCTTACCAGGGAAAAAGGGAATCAAAAGGTTGAAATAGCTCCGCTTAAGGAGAGAACGGACTTCTTGCATGAACATAATATCATCCCCATTTGGTATCCCAAGGGTAAAGGTGCGGAGGCCCTGAGAATTTTTTTTGCGGGACTGATGGAGCTGGTTATGCCAGCGCTTTCGTTCAGTACCACGGAATTGAGAAGAAGAGTGGATTTTTTGACAAAAGAAGATGCATTGATTGATCACGGCAGGCTCTATGGTAACCACATGGAAGCGGAGGAAATTTTACGAAAAAATAGTTTTCAGTTTAATGATAGCTACAACATTAAGATATTGAAAAAAATCAAGGAATTTTACGCGATCAACGGTTACATATATGAGCGAAAAGAACTAATAAAGGATTTGCTGGCAGCCATCAGAAGAGTTTATGGCGAAGTCAGTATTGAAATGTGTGAAAGTTATCATGATTTAGGATATACATTTGAGAGATATCAATATTACAGTCTGATGCTGCTGACCATGGAACACGGAGTGGAGCTTTTTGAAGAGTACAAATTGAAAAATAAAGACAAGGAGAAAAAAGAAGAGAAGGAAAAAAAGAAGAGAAGGAAAAAGAGATTCTCAATGCTGCGGCATATTTCTACATTTCCCTGGCCTACGCGTATCTGCAAAATGGAAACGAAGAATCAGCAAAAAACTATTACAAAAAGGTAG
- a CDS encoding glycosyltransferase: MKTSVVMTTYNGRRFLIPMLDSLRDQTRKIDEVLIFDDRSSDDTVNILNNYIKDNCLSGWKVKVNKKNLGWEQNFVQALMSATGDVIFPCDQDDIWHLDKVEKMTAAFEENDDIWLLVSGYHAFSECGGKMAVQQKVRTERKSLISKVMFDEKYYQILRPGCTMAIRKNILRIFEMLWTPGTPHDAILWGIASIIGRLYLYDDTFIEYRRHDNNASKEISHGYKYKVNEIYRTRKLNKWYLKSDYFDEGKRAIVDECNRWCDFREELLVKKRLLYWFKLFPLRKHYLTRKKYIGDLYYFTKKDGV, translated from the coding sequence ATGAAAACATCTGTTGTAATGACTACATACAATGGCAGGCGTTTCTTAATACCAATGCTTGATTCTCTGCGGGATCAAACCAGAAAAATTGATGAAGTCTTGATTTTTGATGATAGATCATCGGATGATACTGTGAATATACTCAACAATTATATCAAAGATAATTGTTTGAGCGGATGGAAAGTAAAGGTCAATAAAAAAAATCTGGGCTGGGAGCAAAACTTTGTACAGGCTCTTATGTCAGCAACGGGAGATGTGATATTCCCTTGCGATCAGGATGATATTTGGCATCTTGATAAAGTGGAGAAGATGACGGCTGCATTTGAAGAAAATGATGATATTTGGCTTCTGGTATCTGGCTATCACGCTTTTAGCGAGTGTGGAGGGAAAATGGCAGTCCAACAGAAAGTGAGAACTGAACGCAAGAGTTTGATAAGTAAAGTAATGTTTGACGAAAAGTATTATCAGATTCTGCGCCCTGGCTGTACGATGGCAATAAGGAAAAACATATTGCGGATTTTTGAGATGCTATGGACACCTGGTACTCCGCATGATGCGATTCTTTGGGGAATAGCATCTATAATCGGAAGATTATACTTATATGATGATACCTTTATTGAGTATCGGCGACATGACAACAATGCTTCAAAAGAAATATCACACGGATATAAATATAAAGTGAATGAGATATATAGAACGAGAAAGTTAAATAAATGGTATTTGAAGTCGGACTATTTTGACGAAGGAAAACGGGCTATTGTTGATGAATGCAACCGTTGGTGTGATTTTAGAGAAGAATTGCTCGTAAAAAAGAGACTGCTATATTGGTTTAAGCTCTTCCCGTTAAGAAAACATTATTTGACAAGGAAAAAATATATAGGTGATTTATATTATTTTACAAAAAAGGATGGGGTTTAA
- a CDS encoding aryl-sulfate sulfotransferase — translation MPGARHKKVSHIIETQSQAEEAFLKELRSGSYTHEHPLIAHNLYGINPLSAVIAFYTEEETAVTVTVLGKQAAGNIAHTFPKAREHILPVCGLYSDYENKVEIRLYQGNAVTVAIPVPDVFDGKKVMDFMDTSPEYLKDQLLFVTPASEDLATAFDYAGDARWHMNVPCVFAVKQLKNGNLLMGSSRLIQMPYYMAGLYEIAPCGKIYKEFRVPGGYHHDQFEMSDGNLLCLTEDLFGDTVEDMCVLLDRETGEILKTWDFKDILPVGEGKSGSWSEDDWFHCNAVWYDENTDSLTFSGRHMDSIINIDYESGALNWILGDPEGWPKEWVSKYFFTPVGANFSWQYEQHACLVTPGGDVMCFDNHHWGSKKKEEYKPAKESFSRGVRYRIDTKKRTIEQVWQYGRDLGAAFYSPYISNVDYYGEGHYLIHSGGIAYDKEGNPSEVLGTLAKVNGCHMYSMTVELMDGKQMLKMQVSGNYYRAVKLPLYTKGANLTLGPGKLLGSMGITKELDFELPAAWEHELLPDSFEARIEEESDRFVFYGTFEKGQAVELLLEQGDEVHRYYISTAAIEYQAMCCGTFLEKDGRKAKLSVNKAGLSGAYDVRVIINDKKYDAGVQITCG, via the coding sequence ATGCCGGGGGCAAGGCACAAAAAAGTCAGCCATATCATTGAAACCCAGAGCCAGGCGGAGGAGGCATTTTTAAAAGAACTGCGAAGCGGGAGCTATACCCATGAACATCCGCTCATCGCCCATAACCTCTACGGCATCAACCCGCTGTCGGCCGTCATCGCCTTTTACACGGAAGAGGAGACGGCCGTCACCGTCACGGTTCTCGGAAAACAGGCGGCGGGAAACATCGCCCACACCTTCCCGAAAGCCAGGGAACATATCCTCCCTGTCTGCGGCCTCTACTCCGATTATGAAAACAAGGTGGAAATCCGCCTATACCAGGGAAACGCCGTCACCGTAGCCATTCCCGTGCCGGACGTGTTTGACGGAAAAAAGGTCATGGACTTCATGGACACATCGCCGGAGTATCTGAAGGATCAGCTCTTATTCGTTACGCCTGCCAGCGAAGATCTGGCGACGGCCTTCGACTATGCCGGCGATGCCAGATGGCACATGAACGTGCCCTGCGTCTTTGCCGTGAAGCAGTTAAAAAACGGAAATCTCTTAATGGGCAGCAGCCGTCTGATTCAGATGCCCTACTATATGGCCGGGCTTTATGAAATTGCGCCCTGCGGGAAAATCTATAAGGAATTCCGAGTGCCGGGCGGCTATCACCACGACCAGTTTGAGATGTCCGACGGGAACCTGTTATGCCTGACCGAAGATCTTTTTGGGGACACGGTGGAAGACATGTGCGTGCTTCTCGACCGGGAGACAGGGGAAATCCTAAAAACATGGGATTTCAAGGACATCTTGCCGGTGGGAGAGGGAAAGAGCGGGAGCTGGTCAGAGGACGACTGGTTCCATTGCAACGCCGTCTGGTACGACGAAAACACCGATTCCCTGACCTTTTCCGGCCGCCATATGGACAGTATTATAAACATAGACTATGAAAGCGGCGCCTTAAACTGGATCCTCGGCGACCCGGAGGGCTGGCCAAAGGAATGGGTAAGCAAGTATTTTTTTACGCCCGTCGGAGCAAACTTCTCCTGGCAGTATGAGCAGCACGCCTGTCTGGTGACGCCGGGCGGCGACGTGATGTGCTTTGACAACCATCATTGGGGCTCCAAGAAAAAAGAGGAATACAAGCCGGCAAAAGAAAGCTTTTCCCGCGGCGTCCGCTACCGCATCGACACGAAAAAGCGGACTATCGAGCAGGTGTGGCAGTACGGCCGCGACCTGGGCGCCGCTTTCTATTCGCCGTACATCAGCAACGTGGATTACTACGGCGAGGGCCATTATCTGATCCATTCCGGCGGCATCGCCTATGATAAGGAAGGAAATCCGTCGGAGGTTTTGGGAACCCTTGCAAAAGTGAACGGCTGCCATATGTACTCGATGACGGTGGAGCTCATGGACGGTAAGCAGATGTTAAAGATGCAGGTGTCTGGAAACTACTACCGTGCCGTAAAACTCCCGCTTTATACAAAAGGCGCGAACCTGACTTTAGGCCCCGGAAAGCTTTTAGGTTCCATGGGCATCACGAAGGAGCTGGATTTTGAGCTTCCGGCCGCATGGGAGCATGAGCTTCTTCCCGATTCCTTTGAGGCCAGGATTGAAGAGGAGAGCGACCGCTTTGTCTTTTATGGCACCTTCGAGAAGGGACAGGCCGTCGAGCTTTTACTGGAACAGGGAGACGAGGTGCACCGCTACTACATTTCCACGGCGGCCATCGAGTACCAGGCCATGTGCTGCGGCACTTTCCTGGAAAAAGACGGCAGAAAAGCCAAGCTGTCTGTCAACAAGGCCGGCCTCTCGGGAGCCTATGATGTGCGCGTCATCATAAACGATAAAAAATATGATGCGGGAGTGCAGATCACCTGCGGCTGA
- a CDS encoding tetratricopeptide repeat protein, with protein sequence MALDSLDEALKIRQKLRDDEDENLTSHIINTHSNKIRIYLELDLVEEANKEYLSCMEEPNIQERLKTSPGANRRILSDYGDILAREKKYKEAVEQYQKALDVRKYVRVEDDRIAASTYRKIAECLAHDNDQREEALEYYIQSLLVYRILPRAEKEISQLEAKIEELSTALGYTQVSIEQRIEAQRNVKSFRLDSKIQEREDELIQYFGLA encoded by the coding sequence ATGGCATTGGATTCCCTTGATGAAGCATTAAAAATCAGGCAAAAACTGAGAGACGACGAAGATGAAAATTTAACATCACATATTATAAACACGCATTCCAACAAGATACGGATTTATTTGGAGTTGGATTTGGTAGAAGAAGCGAATAAAGAATATCTGTCTTGTATGGAAGAACCGAATATCCAAGAACGTCTAAAAACGAGTCCTGGAGCAAATCGAAGAATCCTATCAGACTATGGCGATATTCTAGCAAGAGAAAAGAAATATAAAGAAGCAGTTGAGCAATATCAAAAAGCTTTAGATGTCAGAAAGTATGTACGCGTGGAGGACGACCGCATTGCAGCGTCTACATATAGGAAGATTGCAGAATGTCTCGCTCATGACAATGATCAGAGAGAGGAGGCACTGGAATATTATATTCAGTCATTATTGGTATATAGAATACTGCCAAGGGCGGAAAAAGAGATTTCTCAGCTCGAAGCGAAAATTGAAGAACTTTCAACCGCTCTCGGCTATACGCAGGTCTCCATAGAACAGCGTATAGAGGCGCAAAGAAACGTGAAATCGTTCCGCTTGGATTCCAAAATTCAGGAACGGGAAGATGAATTGATACAGTACTTTGGATTAGCATAA
- a CDS encoding oligosaccharide flippase family protein produces MVDRNKELAKNTIILGIGQLIPKFLSLILLPLLTAYLTTEEYGNYDLILSIASLLIPVVTLQIQQAVFRYLLSSSDDTNRKKYVTGAVLYIIVSSLVCYPVVFLCLRLYGIKPTNSLMICLLFGSEAVYTLFGQIVRGLGFNIKYSLSVVIYSAANLGFTAIMLMGLHLGLLGVLISLMLGYISADLFMLFSSGMLDYIDFHEFNKPALKQLIQFSAPIVPSSIALWVVNLSDRLIIIHFLGSAANGIYAVANKIPSLYSTAYNIFNLAWTETAVKVSDDGNPAAYYSKLFHVLFKFLIGVMLALIALTPVIFAVLVKGDYGVAIYQVPILYFGIFFNSLVNFYSGIYIALKRTKQVGYSSAAGAVLNVAMNLALVKQIGLYAASISTAVSFFVIVIYRALDLNKAIKIKYYFKEIAIGAICFVISSVCLFFNSTLLLILCWAIAIIYNLTQNMGFIRKILSMIVARTMMSKK; encoded by the coding sequence ATGGTTGATCGGAATAAAGAACTTGCAAAAAATACAATCATTCTTGGGATCGGGCAGTTGATTCCAAAATTTCTTTCGCTTATTTTGCTCCCGCTTTTGACGGCATATTTGACGACAGAAGAATATGGCAATTACGATCTGATTTTGAGTATTGCCAGCCTTTTGATTCCTGTGGTTACACTGCAAATACAACAAGCAGTTTTTAGATACCTGCTTTCTTCTTCAGATGATACAAACCGAAAGAAATATGTAACCGGTGCAGTTTTATATATTATTGTCTCTTCATTGGTTTGTTATCCAGTTGTTTTTTTGTGTCTGCGTCTTTATGGAATTAAGCCGACAAACAGTTTGATGATTTGTCTCCTTTTTGGAAGTGAAGCAGTATATACACTGTTTGGACAAATCGTCAGAGGACTTGGCTTTAATATTAAGTATTCCTTAAGCGTAGTTATCTACTCTGCTGCAAATTTGGGATTTACAGCTATAATGCTTATGGGCCTACATCTTGGGCTTTTGGGTGTTTTGATTTCGCTTATGCTTGGTTACATAAGTGCAGACCTCTTTATGTTGTTTTCATCGGGTATGCTGGATTACATTGATTTTCATGAGTTTAATAAACCAGCCTTAAAACAATTGATACAGTTTTCTGCTCCGATTGTTCCAAGTTCAATTGCGTTGTGGGTCGTCAATCTTTCTGATCGACTAATTATAATTCATTTTCTTGGTTCTGCGGCGAATGGAATATATGCGGTGGCAAATAAAATTCCATCACTTTATAGCACAGCGTATAATATTTTTAATCTGGCGTGGACTGAGACTGCTGTCAAGGTATCTGATGATGGAAATCCGGCTGCGTACTACAGTAAATTGTTTCATGTGCTATTTAAGTTTTTGATTGGTGTTATGCTTGCTTTGATTGCTTTGACCCCTGTGATTTTTGCCGTTTTGGTTAAAGGAGACTATGGCGTTGCAATTTATCAAGTCCCAATTCTGTATTTTGGAATATTTTTCAACAGCTTGGTGAATTTTTACAGTGGTATTTATATTGCATTAAAAAGAACAAAGCAGGTGGGATATTCTTCTGCGGCGGGCGCAGTGCTTAATGTAGCGATGAATCTTGCTTTAGTCAAGCAAATTGGATTGTATGCTGCATCAATCAGCACAGCAGTTTCCTTTTTCGTCATTGTTATTTATAGGGCGTTGGATTTGAATAAGGCTATTAAGATTAAATATTACTTTAAGGAAATCGCTATTGGAGCAATTTGCTTTGTGATTTCCAGCGTTTGTTTGTTTTTTAATAGCACTCTGTTGCTTATTTTATGTTGGGCAATTGCTATTATCTACAATTTGACGCAGAACATGGGCTTTATTAGAAAGATACTTTCCATGATTGTGGCGCGCACTATGATGAGTAAAAAGTAA
- a CDS encoding oligosaccharide repeat unit polymerase produces the protein MLGLCLILALNIMLSYYIFKRDAFSCSFLLFAGYYMSALFALLNVNTWGTKISIKLAFVLCVGWMSFLCGELFVKKLMYHNRWQCDEAHELKEIRFQPMMLYFVIALNLLITFMLYREVSSIAQMGGGNAGIIASYKQNSLDYSLSGTVTQAMKITKAYAFICGCIFCNNICVRQYTRRKVFKQIWLLVPGVIYCIQCIMKGGRFNVIAFIIAMLFYLYFALQYKSNWRYRIELKNLAKVVIAAILIVYLFWFYKEFVGRTSEASLFEYISQYIGGPYELFNQFIQSGSTNAGNETFAGMVTSINKILGTNLKSLIYHEFRFTSTGIMLGNAYSGIRNYYSDFGIIGVILMCFNLSAIFNLIYCRLSKSNNIYKHCFGLILYGSLIYCIIFHFFTDYFFARLSVGWFIEVLIMYICFYMMTKVRFEFGK, from the coding sequence ATGCTGGGGTTGTGCTTAATATTAGCATTGAACATAATGCTTTCCTATTACATCTTTAAACGAGATGCCTTTTCTTGTTCTTTTTTGCTTTTTGCAGGATACTATATGAGTGCTTTATTTGCACTACTTAATGTCAATACTTGGGGAACAAAAATTAGTATAAAGTTAGCATTTGTGCTATGTGTGGGTTGGATGTCGTTTTTATGCGGTGAATTATTTGTAAAGAAACTGATGTATCATAATAGATGGCAATGTGATGAAGCTCATGAATTAAAAGAAATTCGCTTTCAACCGATGATGTTATATTTTGTTATAGCATTAAATTTGCTTATAACTTTTATGCTATATAGAGAAGTTTCATCAATAGCTCAGATGGGGGGGGGTAATGCGGGAATAATTGCCAGTTATAAACAAAACTCATTAGATTATTCGTTGAGTGGAACAGTAACGCAAGCAATGAAGATCACAAAGGCATATGCTTTTATTTGTGGATGCATATTTTGTAATAATATTTGTGTGCGTCAATACACACGGAGGAAAGTGTTCAAACAGATATGGCTGTTAGTTCCGGGAGTGATCTATTGCATACAATGTATTATGAAAGGTGGACGCTTTAATGTTATAGCATTTATTATTGCTATGCTATTCTATCTGTATTTTGCGCTCCAATATAAAAGCAATTGGAGATATAGAATTGAACTTAAAAATTTAGCTAAAGTCGTGATTGCTGCAATACTCATTGTTTATCTGTTTTGGTTTTATAAAGAATTTGTTGGGCGTACAAGTGAGGCTTCTTTGTTCGAGTATATTTCTCAATATATCGGCGGCCCATATGAATTATTTAATCAATTTATACAAAGCGGTTCAACGAACGCAGGAAATGAAACTTTTGCAGGTATGGTGACATCAATAAACAAAATTTTGGGCACAAATTTAAAAAGTCTAATCTACCATGAATTTAGATTTACATCTACAGGGATTATGTTAGGAAACGCTTATTCCGGAATACGAAATTATTATTCTGATTTTGGAATAATTGGCGTTATACTAATGTGCTTTAATTTATCAGCGATTTTTAATCTTATTTATTGCCGCTTGTCAAAATCGAATAATATTTACAAGCACTGTTTCGGGCTTATATTGTATGGAAGTTTGATTTACTGCATTATATTCCACTTCTTTACAGATTATTTCTTTGCAAGATTGTCCGTTGGGTGGTTTATTGAAGTATTGATAATGTATATATGTTTTTATATGATGACAAAAGTTCGATTCGAATTTGGAAAATAG
- a CDS encoding nitroreductase family protein, producing MSNITRFKSSLKIFADRLKMFSEFYADYRNYKRWNYNNPKVKTRAAQESKMLRQTHMIEKGMSLSNPRKGFGQEKISALFDMMDEYLSMGFPTDGMPFQDAICVLNGYVEEQKKVGYENLKMIEKLKQYDKCRVQGLGAGIVYDTKENLMAHADEPFPDFFYSRHSMRQFSSQTVSIEDIRKAIKVAQKAPTACNRQATKVYMYSDEATNRHLGELIAGNTGFDSEVKNYLVVTADVSAFYDTFERNQVYVEAGLFSMALVEALHYYGIGSCILQNGEYKKKNKQFKDICKNIPENERIILFVAVGYYKDKFSYAVSLRKRVEDIFIVK from the coding sequence ATGAGCAATATAACCCGTTTTAAAAGCAGCCTAAAGATTTTTGCTGATCGACTTAAGATGTTTTCAGAATTTTATGCGGATTATAGAAATTACAAACGGTGGAATTATAATAATCCAAAAGTTAAGACCAGAGCTGCACAAGAATCAAAGATGCTTCGCCAGACACACATGATTGAAAAGGGAATGTCGCTATCAAATCCACGCAAAGGATTTGGCCAAGAAAAAATATCGGCCTTGTTCGATATGATGGATGAGTATTTAAGCATGGGATTCCCGACTGATGGTATGCCATTTCAGGATGCAATATGTGTACTTAATGGATATGTTGAAGAGCAAAAAAAGGTTGGTTATGAAAATTTGAAAATGATTGAAAAATTAAAACAGTATGATAAATGCCGCGTACAGGGGCTTGGCGCTGGGATAGTTTATGATACTAAGGAAAATTTGATGGCTCATGCTGATGAGCCGTTTCCGGACTTCTTTTATAGTAGGCATTCTATGAGGCAATTCTCTTCACAGACTGTTTCCATAGAAGATATAAGAAAAGCCATTAAAGTTGCTCAAAAGGCACCTACGGCGTGTAACCGTCAAGCCACAAAAGTGTATATGTATTCTGATGAAGCTACGAATAGGCATTTGGGAGAACTCATTGCTGGAAACACAGGGTTTGATTCGGAAGTAAAAAATTATTTAGTTGTAACTGCGGATGTTTCTGCATTTTATGATACCTTTGAGCGAAACCAGGTTTATGTTGAGGCTGGACTTTTTTCTATGGCATTAGTGGAGGCTCTTCATTATTATGGAATAGGTAGCTGTATTTTACAGAACGGTGAATACAAAAAGAAAAACAAGCAGTTCAAGGATATTTGCAAAAACATTCCAGAAAACGAAAGAATTATATTATTTGTTGCTGTTGGTTACTATAAAGATAAATTTTCGTATGCCGTTTCACTTCGTAAAAGAGTTGAAGATATTTTTATTGTGAAATGA
- a CDS encoding polysaccharide pyruvyl transferase family protein: MKIFIIHAHTANRGDEAAVKAMVDEILIARPETEITIAINGKTFYPSMNPKAKQIGRFPAVHSIAAKLEYPLFVKSCGKIRFTKAGKDFYSALKEADLVIHAPGGPSIGDIYHDAEDTYLDRLNIARTLGKKYMFYAPSMGPFNDETRNKKRKEILMGAQRVILRDPISFNLVKEFCPECHPQLALDSAFQHEVNTEQNAIKLKAYTSLSEFLGKHEKNIGITITDLMWHPKYGKTNISIKIKAEFQKFIDYLDSKGYGVVFIPQLYGSGNDSTLMEEFVTDKNGFVIESDDDRYDTYFQQYVIGRLTAVVGMRYHSNIFSAKMETPFVSISYEQKMAGFMESAGLTEYCITVQDLSNDILIEKFEYMMSHYREYKDALIAKHYEWKDKAYSSTHTVFDILDAKP, from the coding sequence ATGAAGATTTTTATTATCCATGCACATACAGCAAACCGTGGCGATGAAGCTGCTGTTAAAGCGATGGTGGATGAGATTTTGATAGCACGACCCGAAACGGAAATAACGATAGCTATAAATGGAAAAACTTTTTATCCGTCTATGAATCCAAAAGCAAAACAGATTGGACGTTTCCCGGCAGTACATTCTATTGCTGCGAAATTAGAATATCCTTTGTTTGTAAAAAGTTGCGGGAAAATTCGCTTTACAAAAGCAGGTAAGGACTTTTATTCTGCATTGAAAGAAGCAGACTTAGTAATTCATGCACCGGGAGGACCGAGTATTGGCGATATTTATCATGATGCGGAAGATACTTATCTTGATCGATTGAATATTGCAAGAACGCTGGGGAAAAAATATATGTTTTATGCGCCTTCAATGGGGCCATTTAATGATGAAACTCGAAACAAAAAGCGAAAAGAAATTCTAATGGGGGCGCAGAGAGTCATTTTGCGTGATCCGATTTCTTTCAATTTAGTGAAAGAATTTTGTCCAGAGTGTCATCCACAACTGGCGTTGGATTCGGCATTTCAACACGAGGTAAACACTGAGCAAAACGCGATAAAGCTTAAGGCATATACTTCACTCAGTGAATTTCTTGGCAAACATGAAAAAAATATAGGGATTACAATTACAGATTTAATGTGGCATCCTAAATACGGGAAAACGAATATATCTATAAAAATTAAAGCAGAGTTTCAAAAATTTATTGATTATCTTGATAGTAAAGGCTATGGTGTGGTTTTCATCCCTCAATTGTATGGTAGTGGAAATGATAGCACTTTAATGGAAGAATTCGTTACAGATAAGAACGGATTTGTTATTGAATCTGACGATGACAGATATGATACATACTTTCAACAGTATGTAATTGGAAGATTAACTGCTGTTGTTGGAATGCGGTATCATAGTAATATTTTTTCCGCTAAAATGGAAACTCCTTTCGTATCCATATCTTATGAGCAGAAAATGGCGGGATTTATGGAAAGTGCTGGGCTTACAGAATATTGTATAACGGTTCAAGATTTGTCTAATGATATACTTATAGAAAAATTTGAGTATATGATGTCGCATTATCGTGAATATAAAGATGCACTTATTGCAAAACATTACGAGTGGAAAGATAAGGCTTATAGTTCTACACACACTGTCTTTGATATATTAGATGCGAAGCCTTGA
- a CDS encoding suppressor of fused domain protein — translation MGFLDKVKKKLVRPHTDEFTPGGSGIYRYENIEETGFRPPKAYGQYAEEITAHFEAMFPGRKTTVFHEILSDLVHIDVNIMYPSEKGQFYVMYTTGMSDLPMTLPEGYEDRKDLQFAELFLFLPPDWKPGNEGELDVNMDEKDYWPIRLIKFLARFPHEYSTWLGGGHTMPNGPDYEPLCEGTEMGGVVLTQFGEDLGGFTAEDGMPVNLLMVIPAYREEIEYKLKYGMSALDEVFSENNLPMVLDISRPNYCKDFKERLD, via the coding sequence ATGGGCTTTCTTGATAAAGTGAAAAAGAAGCTGGTACGGCCGCACACGGACGAGTTCACGCCGGGCGGCTCCGGCATTTACCGCTATGAAAATATAGAAGAGACAGGCTTCCGCCCGCCGAAAGCCTACGGTCAGTACGCCGAGGAAATCACCGCCCACTTTGAGGCCATGTTTCCCGGACGCAAAACCACCGTCTTTCACGAAATCCTGTCCGACCTGGTGCATATCGACGTCAACATCATGTATCCGTCCGAAAAAGGCCAGTTCTACGTCATGTACACGACAGGCATGAGCGACCTGCCCATGACGCTGCCGGAGGGCTATGAAGACCGGAAGGATCTCCAGTTTGCCGAGCTGTTCCTCTTTCTGCCGCCGGACTGGAAACCGGGGAATGAGGGGGAGCTGGACGTCAATATGGACGAAAAGGATTACTGGCCCATCCGCCTGATCAAATTCCTCGCAAGGTTCCCACATGAGTACAGCACATGGCTCGGGGGCGGGCACACGATGCCGAACGGCCCGGACTATGAGCCGCTTTGCGAGGGAACCGAAATGGGCGGCGTTGTACTCACGCAGTTCGGCGAAGACCTTGGCGGCTTTACGGCGGAAGACGGGATGCCGGTCAATCTTTTGATGGTGATCCCGGCTTACCGGGAAGAGATCGAATATAAATTAAAATACGGCATGAGCGCCCTCGACGAGGTCTTTTCGGAAAATAACCTCCCGATGGTTCTCGACATCAGCCGTCCCAACTACTGCAAAGACTTTAAAGAGCGGTTGGATTAA